Proteins from one Megalopta genalis isolate 19385.01 chromosome 1, iyMegGena1_principal, whole genome shotgun sequence genomic window:
- the LOC117227686 gene encoding amidophosphoribosyltransferase isoform X1: MFCNTQIKSQTETISIENNKGKRLHSDEETKDQKSLSGLTHECGVFGCIAAGDWPSQIDVGQVICLGLVALQHRGQESAGIVTSEGVCSKSFHVHKGMGMINNIFNDENMKKLSGNLGIGHTRYSTSAASEEVNCQPFVVHTAHGALAVAHNGELVNTESLRKMVLGRGVGLSTYSDSELITQALCLNPPEGEVNGPDWPARIKHLMQLAPLSYSLVIMQRDKIYGVRDPYGNRPLCLGKIVPIGNLAGNESDDDDDEPEGWVISSESCGFLSIGARYVREVFPGEIVELTREGIKTIDIVDRPDKKPQAFCIFEYVYFARSDSIFEGQMVYSVRMQCGRELALESPIEADIVSSVPESGTAAAHGYARQSQIPFAEVLCKNRYVGRTFIQPSTRLRQLGVAKKFGALSENVKGKKLILIDDSIVRGNTIGPIIKLLRDAGAKEVHIKIASPPLKYPCYMGINIPTREELIANKLDNIKLAKHVGADSLTYLSVDGLVKAVRFGMDNRESSYIGHCTACLTGDYPDELPGDLNW, encoded by the exons atgttttgcaACACACAAATAAAATCTCAGACTGAAACAATATCCATAGAGAATAACAAAGGCAAAAGATTACATAGTGATGAAGAAACTAAAGATCAAAAATCTTTATCTGGACTTACTCATGAGTGTGGTGTTTTTGGATGCATTGCTGCTGGCGATTGGCCGTCTCAAATTGATGTTGGTCAAGTTATCTGTTTAG GTTTAGTTGCCCTACAACATAGGGGCCAAGAGAGTGCTGGAATTGTTACTAGTGAAGGTGTTTGCTCAAAATCCTTTCATGTTCACAAGGGTATGGGAATGATTAACAACATTTTTAACGACGAAAATATGAAGAAACTTAGTGGAAATCTTGGCATTGGTCATACTAGATACAGCACAAGTGCAGCAAGCGAAGAAGTTAATTGTCAACCATTTGTGGTTCACACTGCACACGGAGCATTAGCTGTTGCTCATAATGGAGAATTAGTTAATACAGAATCTTTAAGGAAGATG GTGTTAGGTCGTGGAGTTGGCTTGTCAACTTATTCAGATTCTGAATTAATTACGCAAGCTCTTTGTTTAAATCCTCCCGAAGGTGAAGTTAATGGTCCAGATTGGCCAGCACGTATCAAACATCTCATGCAATTAGCACCATTATCATATTCTTTAGTAATCATGCAAAGAGACAAAATATATGGCGTTAGAGATCCCTATGGAAATCGTCCATTGTGTCTTGGAAAAATTGTACCGATTGGAAATTTGG CTGGAAATGAATCAGATGACGACGATGACGAACCTGAAGGTTGGGTTATTTCCTCTGAATCGTGTGGATTCTTAAGTATTGGAGCACGTTATGTGCGTGAAGTATTTCCTGGTGAAATTGTGGAGCTCACACGTGAAGGAATTAAAACTATAGACATTGTCGATAGACCAGACAAGAAGCCACAGGCCTTTTGTATATTTGAATATGTTTACTTTGCACGTAGCGACAGTattttcgaag GACAAATGGTATACTCCGTTCGCATGCAATGTGGACGAGAACTTGCTTTAGAATCTCCAATAGAGGCAGATATAGTCAGTTCTGTACCTGAATCAGGAACTGCAGCTGCTCATGGCTATGCCAGACAG TCTCAAATACCTTTCGCGGAAGTATTATGTAAAAATAGATACGTTGGTAGGACGTTTATTCAACCTAGTACACGACTTAGGCAACTTGGTGTAGCAAAGaaatttggagctttatcaGAAAATGTAAAAGGAAAAAAGTTGATTCTTATTGACGATTCAATCGTTAGAGGAAATACTATTGGACCTATTATTAAGTTACTCAGAGATGCTGGAGCGAAAGAA GTTCACATTAAAATAGCTTCACCTCCATTAAAGTATCCATGTTATATGGGAATTAATATACCAACAAGGGAAGAATTAATTGCAAATAAATTAGATAACATAAAACTAGCGAAACATGTCGGAGCTGATAGTTTAACATACCTTTCAGTAGACGGACTTGTAAAAGCTGTTAGATTTGGTATGGATAATCGAGAAAGCAGTTACATTGGTCACTGTACCGCTTGTCTAACTGGTGATTATCCTGATGAGCTTCCCGGTGATTTGAATTGGTGA
- the LOC117227686 gene encoding amidophosphoribosyltransferase isoform X2, which translates to MGMINNIFNDENMKKLSGNLGIGHTRYSTSAASEEVNCQPFVVHTAHGALAVAHNGELVNTESLRKMVLGRGVGLSTYSDSELITQALCLNPPEGEVNGPDWPARIKHLMQLAPLSYSLVIMQRDKIYGVRDPYGNRPLCLGKIVPIGNLAGNESDDDDDEPEGWVISSESCGFLSIGARYVREVFPGEIVELTREGIKTIDIVDRPDKKPQAFCIFEYVYFARSDSIFEGQMVYSVRMQCGRELALESPIEADIVSSVPESGTAAAHGYARQSQIPFAEVLCKNRYVGRTFIQPSTRLRQLGVAKKFGALSENVKGKKLILIDDSIVRGNTIGPIIKLLRDAGAKEVHIKIASPPLKYPCYMGINIPTREELIANKLDNIKLAKHVGADSLTYLSVDGLVKAVRFGMDNRESSYIGHCTACLTGDYPDELPGDLNW; encoded by the exons ATGGGAATGATTAACAACATTTTTAACGACGAAAATATGAAGAAACTTAGTGGAAATCTTGGCATTGGTCATACTAGATACAGCACAAGTGCAGCAAGCGAAGAAGTTAATTGTCAACCATTTGTGGTTCACACTGCACACGGAGCATTAGCTGTTGCTCATAATGGAGAATTAGTTAATACAGAATCTTTAAGGAAGATG GTGTTAGGTCGTGGAGTTGGCTTGTCAACTTATTCAGATTCTGAATTAATTACGCAAGCTCTTTGTTTAAATCCTCCCGAAGGTGAAGTTAATGGTCCAGATTGGCCAGCACGTATCAAACATCTCATGCAATTAGCACCATTATCATATTCTTTAGTAATCATGCAAAGAGACAAAATATATGGCGTTAGAGATCCCTATGGAAATCGTCCATTGTGTCTTGGAAAAATTGTACCGATTGGAAATTTGG CTGGAAATGAATCAGATGACGACGATGACGAACCTGAAGGTTGGGTTATTTCCTCTGAATCGTGTGGATTCTTAAGTATTGGAGCACGTTATGTGCGTGAAGTATTTCCTGGTGAAATTGTGGAGCTCACACGTGAAGGAATTAAAACTATAGACATTGTCGATAGACCAGACAAGAAGCCACAGGCCTTTTGTATATTTGAATATGTTTACTTTGCACGTAGCGACAGTattttcgaag GACAAATGGTATACTCCGTTCGCATGCAATGTGGACGAGAACTTGCTTTAGAATCTCCAATAGAGGCAGATATAGTCAGTTCTGTACCTGAATCAGGAACTGCAGCTGCTCATGGCTATGCCAGACAG TCTCAAATACCTTTCGCGGAAGTATTATGTAAAAATAGATACGTTGGTAGGACGTTTATTCAACCTAGTACACGACTTAGGCAACTTGGTGTAGCAAAGaaatttggagctttatcaGAAAATGTAAAAGGAAAAAAGTTGATTCTTATTGACGATTCAATCGTTAGAGGAAATACTATTGGACCTATTATTAAGTTACTCAGAGATGCTGGAGCGAAAGAA GTTCACATTAAAATAGCTTCACCTCCATTAAAGTATCCATGTTATATGGGAATTAATATACCAACAAGGGAAGAATTAATTGCAAATAAATTAGATAACATAAAACTAGCGAAACATGTCGGAGCTGATAGTTTAACATACCTTTCAGTAGACGGACTTGTAAAAGCTGTTAGATTTGGTATGGATAATCGAGAAAGCAGTTACATTGGTCACTGTACCGCTTGTCTAACTGGTGATTATCCTGATGAGCTTCCCGGTGATTTGAATTGGTGA
- the Paics gene encoding PAICS bifunctional enzyme isoform X2 has protein sequence MKFSKWGLLTTRLSTILQERSWHSRSKRRRRNMDEYKRGDLIIEGKTKQVYELKNNPELCILISKDRITAGDGVKSHNLKGKAAISTATTAKVFQLLKEAGLKTAFVKVVNDTTFIAKNCKMVPIEWVTRRLATGSFLKRHPGVPEGYKFNPPLQETFFKDDANHDPQWSEEQVISANFMFNGIKIGKDEFDIMQRTTVVVFEILERAWATRDCALIDMKIEFGVDINGEIMVADIIDSDSWRLWPSGDKRLMKDKQVYRNLATVTQEDLDVVKRNFEWVADQLDHLIPPNNSLVVVLMGSPSDEEHCKKIAIHAMSFGLNVQLRVCSAHKGTQDTLHILSEYEGISEKVVLIAVAGRSNGLGPVLSGNTPLPVINCPPFKPDNISQDIWSSINVPSGIGCTTVAYPESAALAAAQIHALHDHLVWSRLRVKQLTNFVALKKADSKLRNLVI, from the exons ATGA AATTTTCAAAGTGGGGATTGCTAACGACACGATTAAGCACAATTCTACAAGAGAGAAGCTGGCATTCGAGAAGtaaacgaagaagaagaaacatGGATG AATATAAACGTGGAGATTTGATCATTGAAGGGAAAACCAAACAAGTGTATGAACTGAAGAATAATCCTGAATTATGCATTTTAATAAGCAAAGATCGCATCACTGCTGGAGACGGTGTAAAATCTCATAACTTGAAAGGCAAAGCTGCTATTAGCACAGCTACTACAGCTAAAGTCTTCCAATTATTGAAAGAGGCAGGATTAAAAACTGCATTTGTTAAAGTGGTGAATGACACAACTTTTATTGCTAAAAATTGCAAAATGGTACCCATAGAATGGGTTACCAGAAGATTGGCTACTGGTAGCTTCCTGAAGAGACATCCAG GAGTTCCAGAAGGATATAAATTCAATCCACCATTGCAAGAAACATTCTTCAAAGATGATGCTAACCATGACCCTCAATGGTCAGAAGAACAAGTTATTTCTGCAAATTTTATGTTTAATGGAATTAAAATAGGAAAAGATGAGTTTGATATTATGCAACGAACAACTGTTGTTgtatttgaaattttggaaaGAGCTTGGGCAACTAGAGATTGTGCTCTTATTGACATGAAAATAGAATTTGGTGTGGATATAAATGGTGAAATTATGGTAGCAGATATAATTGATAGTGATTCTTGGAGACTTTGGCCATCTGGTGATAAAAGACTGATGAAAGACAAACAA GTATACAGAAACCTAGCAACTGTTACTCAAGAAGACTTGGATGTCGTAAAACGTAATTTTGAATGGGTAGCAGATCAATTAGATCATCTTATTCCCCCAAATAATAGTTTAGTTGTTGTTTTAATGGGTTCACCATCTGATGAGGAACATTGCAAAAAAATAGCAATACATGCCATGTCTTTTGGTTTAAACGTGCAACTTCGCGTGTGTAGCGCTCATAAAGGAACTCAAGACACATTACATATTCTCTCAGAATATGAAGGTATCTCTGAAAAG GTGGTGCTAATAGCTGTAGCAGGGAGAAGCAATGGACTGGGTCCAGTACTGTCTGGAAACACGCCTTTGCCTGTTATTAATTGTCCACCTTTTAAACCAGACAACATTTCACAGGACATATGGTCGTCAATCAACGTACCCTCAG GAATTGGATGCACTACAGTCGCTTATCCTGAAAGTGCTGCGCTTGCAGcagctcaaattcatgcattACACGATCACCTTGTCTGGTCGCGACTAAGAGTTAAGCAGTTAACCAATTTTGTCGCTTTAAAAAAAGCTGATTCGAAATTACGAAATCTTGTTATTTAA
- the Paics gene encoding PAICS bifunctional enzyme isoform X1, whose product MTEFSKWGLLTTRLSTILQERSWHSRSKRRRRNMDEYKRGDLIIEGKTKQVYELKNNPELCILISKDRITAGDGVKSHNLKGKAAISTATTAKVFQLLKEAGLKTAFVKVVNDTTFIAKNCKMVPIEWVTRRLATGSFLKRHPGVPEGYKFNPPLQETFFKDDANHDPQWSEEQVISANFMFNGIKIGKDEFDIMQRTTVVVFEILERAWATRDCALIDMKIEFGVDINGEIMVADIIDSDSWRLWPSGDKRLMKDKQVYRNLATVTQEDLDVVKRNFEWVADQLDHLIPPNNSLVVVLMGSPSDEEHCKKIAIHAMSFGLNVQLRVCSAHKGTQDTLHILSEYEGISEKVVLIAVAGRSNGLGPVLSGNTPLPVINCPPFKPDNISQDIWSSINVPSGIGCTTVAYPESAALAAAQIHALHDHLVWSRLRVKQLTNFVALKKADSKLRNLVI is encoded by the exons ATGA CAGAATTTTCAAAGTGGGGATTGCTAACGACACGATTAAGCACAATTCTACAAGAGAGAAGCTGGCATTCGAGAAGtaaacgaagaagaagaaacatGGATG AATATAAACGTGGAGATTTGATCATTGAAGGGAAAACCAAACAAGTGTATGAACTGAAGAATAATCCTGAATTATGCATTTTAATAAGCAAAGATCGCATCACTGCTGGAGACGGTGTAAAATCTCATAACTTGAAAGGCAAAGCTGCTATTAGCACAGCTACTACAGCTAAAGTCTTCCAATTATTGAAAGAGGCAGGATTAAAAACTGCATTTGTTAAAGTGGTGAATGACACAACTTTTATTGCTAAAAATTGCAAAATGGTACCCATAGAATGGGTTACCAGAAGATTGGCTACTGGTAGCTTCCTGAAGAGACATCCAG GAGTTCCAGAAGGATATAAATTCAATCCACCATTGCAAGAAACATTCTTCAAAGATGATGCTAACCATGACCCTCAATGGTCAGAAGAACAAGTTATTTCTGCAAATTTTATGTTTAATGGAATTAAAATAGGAAAAGATGAGTTTGATATTATGCAACGAACAACTGTTGTTgtatttgaaattttggaaaGAGCTTGGGCAACTAGAGATTGTGCTCTTATTGACATGAAAATAGAATTTGGTGTGGATATAAATGGTGAAATTATGGTAGCAGATATAATTGATAGTGATTCTTGGAGACTTTGGCCATCTGGTGATAAAAGACTGATGAAAGACAAACAA GTATACAGAAACCTAGCAACTGTTACTCAAGAAGACTTGGATGTCGTAAAACGTAATTTTGAATGGGTAGCAGATCAATTAGATCATCTTATTCCCCCAAATAATAGTTTAGTTGTTGTTTTAATGGGTTCACCATCTGATGAGGAACATTGCAAAAAAATAGCAATACATGCCATGTCTTTTGGTTTAAACGTGCAACTTCGCGTGTGTAGCGCTCATAAAGGAACTCAAGACACATTACATATTCTCTCAGAATATGAAGGTATCTCTGAAAAG GTGGTGCTAATAGCTGTAGCAGGGAGAAGCAATGGACTGGGTCCAGTACTGTCTGGAAACACGCCTTTGCCTGTTATTAATTGTCCACCTTTTAAACCAGACAACATTTCACAGGACATATGGTCGTCAATCAACGTACCCTCAG GAATTGGATGCACTACAGTCGCTTATCCTGAAAGTGCTGCGCTTGCAGcagctcaaattcatgcattACACGATCACCTTGTCTGGTCGCGACTAAGAGTTAAGCAGTTAACCAATTTTGTCGCTTTAAAAAAAGCTGATTCGAAATTACGAAATCTTGTTATTTAA